The following is a genomic window from Pedobacter sp. KBS0701.
CTCTCTGTTTTCTGCGCGGTTGACCTGTTGGTCTGATCCATTTGATTGCCTCCGGCAGAAAGACTCAAAGACCAATCCTGATTTAACAGTTTTTTATAGCTCAGTAAAAAATCAGTGTTTTGTTCCTTAAAGAAGGAATTATCTATACCATATCCACCGAATTTAAATCTTTTCGAACTAAAAGGGCGTTTGGTTTCGTGCGCTTCATTGTACATGTCAAGTCCGGTACGTACCATTAAGCTCAGGTTTTTGGTGATGTCGTAAACAGCCTGTACATTTCCGGTTAACCGGTTTCTGTCGTAGCCATTGGTATGCTCATAAGCTACAAAATAAGGGTTATCAGAATCATCTGCTGAAAACTGCTCGATGTTTTCCCTTCCTGGTTTCCAGTAGTTTTTCAGGTCGTTGATGTTCATATTAGGTGGAAGTGAATACAGCATCTGCGTAACACTTTCCCGGTAAGCCGACGGTCTGTTGTCGCTTTTATTGTTTACATAACCAATATTGGTACTGATCTTTAATTTAGGATGCAGCACATAGGTGGCAGAAAGGTTAAGCGTATTCCGTTTGAGGTCGGTATTGGGTACAATCCCTTTATTGGCCAGATTGGTGTAGGATAAGCGATAATTACCATCCGCATTTTTTCCGCTGATGGAAATGTTGTTGGTGTAGGTAGAGCCGGTTTCATAAAAATCCTGTGGATTATTAGGATGCGATACCCAATCGGTGGCAATTGGTTTTCCGCTGGCATCCAAAGGACTGTTCCATTGCAGGTGTTTGGTACCTGCATCGAGCCGCGGCCCCCAGGCAGATGAGGTGGAAGATGCCGGATCGTCGGTATATTCGCCTCCTCCAAAGGTGTGCTGAAAATGTGGGAACATCCATGCCTGATCGTACATGGCGTTTGAGTTAAAGTTTATCCCTAATCCCTTTTTGTTTACCAAGCCACTTTTTGTGGTAATCAAAACCACACCACTTCCGGCCCTGCTGCCATATAATGCTGCTGCACTTGCACCTTTTAATATGGTGATACTTTCTACATCATCCGGACTGATATCCGCAATCGGGCTACCGTAATCAACCGATGAGCGGCCAACTTCTGATGTTGCACGTAGCGAATGTGCCACCGGAACACCATCTACCACAAATAAAGGCTGGTTGTCCGTAGCGATTGACGATTGCCCCCGGATGGTGATAAATGAACTTGATCCGGGATCAGCACCCGTGCTTACTACATTTACACCAGCCACCTTTCCGGCCAGTGAGTTGATCACATTGACTTCTTTTACCGTGTTTACATCACTGCCTTTTACCGTGGCAATGGAATAACCAAGAGCTTTTTCGGCACGTTTAATACCTAAGGCGGTAACCACCACATCAGAGAGCGCCGTTTCATCAGGAGAGAGGTTGATGTTTAGTTCAGTTTCGCCCTTCAGGGCAATCTCCCTGCTTTGATAACCGATCATTTTAAAGACCAGCAGGGCCTGATTGTTTAATACATTCAGGTTAAATTCTCCATTTAAGTTGGTGCTGGTAGAATTGTTGCTGCCTTTTTCAATTACGTTTACCCCCGGCAGTGGCACACCTTTTTCATCAGTTACCTTACCTTTAATTCGTATTGATTTTTTGATAATGATCTGGTTTTTCTCGGTCAGGTAAGTGAGTTGAAAAGTAGGTAATATCCGGTCGAGCAAAGCGCTTACAGCCTCATTTTCTGCCTTAAAACCACTTAGGTTTTGTTTCTCTACGGCATCTTCGTTGGTGTATACAAAATACAGGCCGGTTTTCTTTTCAATGGTTTTGAAAAGTTCCGTTAATGCTCCCTTTTTAATATTGATACTTACTTTAACGTTTAATTGTTGTGCATTTACCGGCGATGCCTGCCCTACAAAGAGCATGGTGGAGAGCATGATGTAAATAAGGGTAAAAAAACGCATTACGCTAAAAATTAATTGACTAGTCACTGCGGACTTTTTCATAACTTTGTTTGTTTTAATCTTGATGGGTTAAAATAAAATTTAAAATTTCTTAGCTGCGGCATGCGCCAACATGCTGCAGCTATCTTTTACTCGTTGTTTAGTTACATTTACCTCCTTTTATATAAATAATCTGTTTGTTTATGGTATAATGGATGTCAAATGTAAGCTCCAGTGTGCGCAACACCTCTCTTATGCTTACATTATCAAATTTTGCTGTCAGTTCACAGTTATCAAACGAGCTGTCTGAAACTACCTTAAGGGCATATTTGCGTGATATGGTCTGGAATACATCTTCCATCGGCGTTTTGTTGAAATACATTTTTCCGATCCGCCAGTCAGTTGATGTTTTGGCATCTTCCACATCTTCGCGTACCAGGAGTGCCAATTTCGTATTGTAAATTACTTTTTGATTTGGAAGAAGGTGGACAGCTGCTGATTGTGTGCCTGCTGAATCTCTCGAAACTGCTACCTTTCCGGTGAGTACGGTTACTTCTGGCCTGTAATTTTTCCATGCCCGGATGTTAAAACTGGTTCCAAGTACCCTGGTTTGGATATTCTGGCTTTTTACTACAAAAGGATGAGCAGGATCTCTTTTTACTTTAAAAAAAGCCTCGCCATTGAGTTTAACTGTTCTGATGCCGGCACGTTTCAGGTTTTGCGGAAAGCTGATGCTACTTCCTGAGTTTAACCAGATCTCGGAACTATCCGGAAGCAGCACATTAATGATTTTACCGGGCGCTGCAGTTTTGGTTGTCCACACAACCTGATTTTGGTTAATAGTCAATGGCCTTTTATCTTTAGCAATAAAAAAGATCAGTGCTCCAATAATTGCTGCAGCAGTTGCCGCTGGCCACCATTTTAATTTTTTCAATTTTCTGACCGGAGCCGGATGGATTTGTTCTTTGATACTGGCAAAACTTTCCTTCCACAATCCGTCATCCGGTAGTTGCGCCGTGTCCTGCCATAACAATAACACCTCTTCTAACTGCTCCTCACGATCACCATCTTTACCTACCCAATCCCTGAGCCTTTTTTCCAGCAATGCAATTTCAGCTTTGCTGCTGGGCAAATCTTCCTTTACAGCCAAATATTTGAGTACTAATTTCCAGGTTTCCTGATCCATTCCCATGCTTTTGTATCTACAGAGACAAGAAATGCAGGAGCAACTACGGGTCGAAACCTGTTAAGTTTGCGTTAATAAATTATTAACGCCGTGTTTTACCTGAATTCAGCGCTGTTTTGCAATACTTTTTGCTGAAGAAACTGAAAGCCTTTTACCAGGTGGTCTTCTACGGTCCTCACCGATATATCGAGTAAAGCTGCAATTTCTTTATAACTAAAGCCATCAATCCGATACATATAGAAAATAAGCCGTCGCCTTTCCGGCATCTGATCAATCAGTGCATAAAGTACACGGTTCCGGTCTTTATTCTGGAAAGCCTGTGAAGGCGTTTCTTTCCGATCGATAATTTCCGGGGCTTCTTCTTCGTTATCAATACGCAGAAGGTTTGCTTTTGGCGCTTTATAATAATTTGTAGCAGCATTTTTTATGGCACGGAATAGATAGGCTTTTTCGTTAGAAAGGATAGTTTCATTTTTCCAGATGGATATGAATACATCATTTAAAATAAGCTGCGCATCTTCTATATCCTTTACCAGGTAAATGGCGTACTTTTTCAGCGTGGGGTACATGCGGCGGTAAAGATCTTCGAAAGATTTTTCGTCAAACTTCTTCTTATTATTATTAAAACCGGCAGTATTGTTTTCGCCCATAAAATTATCGCGTCAAAATTAAAATTCAGAAACGATACACATATTAACTCAATATTAAATACTCATGGTAATTTCGCGTTCAGTTATAAATGATTTGAGAAGGGAATATTAAGCATTGGATACTATTTAACCTGTTTTTATCTGGGATATTTAGTTAGTGTTAAATTACAGGCAGGTTAATTCATTGTTAAGTATCTTTTTTATCTTGTTATAATGATAATTTAACATTAAATTTATCATTAGGTAATTTTGTATCAATGAAATTTCCTCTTTTTCTTTACTACGAGCTGCTGATCAGATTGACCATTTTTAGACCTGAGATTGGAGAATTCCGATCTGCACTGCCTTTTGATGATTATGTACTGCTCAAAACCGATAAGGGAATGATGGAGATCCCAACAGATATAATAAACATACAGTTCAAAGATCCAGGATTGATCCCGGAGCGTGAGATAGGCAAACTTGCTGCCGCCTTTCGTCCCTATAGCGAAATTGACTCGATGACCGGTGGGCCGGTTTCAAATGCCTCCTAAAGCGAGCTTAAAATATCACTTCGGCACTTACCAGAAATGCTGTCATAAGCAATTCATTGAGTGAACTTTATTTCATGTTGTATTAACATCACACCGGTATTTTGAAGATCAAAGTCAAACACAGTTTTACATTGATCCCAAAACATTCAGGCCAGGTTATCTGTAATTTATCTCATAGATTTATACCGGAGGTAAAAAGATGTGTTGCAGGCTAAATCGTTAATATGGAGATAGAAAAGTATCAATCCGGCCGAGATTTTATCGGCTTTGTGAACAATCTTTGTGCCTTGGAAGAAGATGCAGCCGCAATGCTTTCCAGGCAATTAGAAATCCTTCGTTTTAAAAAAGGACAGGCTATATTGGTGCAGGGAAACACCTGCAGGTACCTATATTATATTAACAGCGGACTGGTTAAAACAGGCTTTGAAAGTAAAGACCGCACTTTTGTTATGCGTTTTTTTGCCGAAGGCGAGATGTTTACCGTTTTGGATAGTTACCTCTCGCAGAAACCCTCTTCTTATGAAGTTGTGGCTTTGGAAGATACAGTGATTACGCAGATATCACGAACAGAAATGGATAAACTCCGTACCCGTTTTCACCACATGGAAACTTTTTTTGGGAAACTGGCTGCCATGGCTTCGGTTAATATGAT
Proteins encoded in this region:
- a CDS encoding SusC/RagA family TonB-linked outer membrane protein; its protein translation is MKKSAVTSQLIFSVMRFFTLIYIMLSTMLFVGQASPVNAQQLNVKVSINIKKGALTELFKTIEKKTGLYFVYTNEDAVEKQNLSGFKAENEAVSALLDRILPTFQLTYLTEKNQIIIKKSIRIKGKVTDEKGVPLPGVNVIEKGSNNSTSTNLNGEFNLNVLNNQALLVFKMIGYQSREIALKGETELNINLSPDETALSDVVVTALGIKRAEKALGYSIATVKGSDVNTVKEVNVINSLAGKVAGVNVVSTGADPGSSSFITIRGQSSIATDNQPLFVVDGVPVAHSLRATSEVGRSSVDYGSPIADISPDDVESITILKGASAAALYGSRAGSGVVLITTKSGLVNKKGLGINFNSNAMYDQAWMFPHFQHTFGGGEYTDDPASSTSSAWGPRLDAGTKHLQWNSPLDASGKPIATDWVSHPNNPQDFYETGSTYTNNISISGKNADGNYRLSYTNLANKGIVPNTDLKRNTLNLSATYVLHPKLKISTNIGYVNNKSDNRPSAYRESVTQMLYSLPPNMNINDLKNYWKPGRENIEQFSADDSDNPYFVAYEHTNGYDRNRLTGNVQAVYDITKNLSLMVRTGLDMYNEAHETKRPFSSKRFKFGGYGIDNSFFKEQNTDFLLSYKKLLNQDWSLSLSAGGNQMDQTNRSTAQKTESLSIPGVYNIANAQAGTIVNSQYNSRKRINSIYGLGQVSFRDMVFLDVTGRNDWSSTLPAGSNSYFYPSASLSTIVTDVFQIKSDVLSFVKLRANWAQVGSDTDPYQLYNTIPFNQDWGDVKRATIEFNLKNNFLKPEIATSYEFGGDLRFFKSRVGIDVTWYKTNKRNQIINIPTTIASGSSNRLINAGNIQNSGWEIGLNAVPFDGSFKWETNVNFTKNENKVIELSEGLKEYSMGSADGDNIRYLIKEGTKIGDFYTPSYTKVTSGPNAGAALLDKTGHYIRNNSEYIKVGNYNPDFTIGFNNTFSYKNFTLNVLLDWRKGGNFYSYVVKSLINAGLTDNTLTGRDAETGGLPWTDSQGRKRNDGMIIPGYIADANGNLTPNTVIIAASDFYNNTYNKYYERLTYSASFLKIREASLTYLFDKKLTRKLPISNLSLSLIGRNLYTWTANGLGYDPETTMSVTEGFKLGVGHWTLPGTRSFGFKLSCNF
- a CDS encoding FecR family protein produces the protein MDQETWKLVLKYLAVKEDLPSSKAEIALLEKRLRDWVGKDGDREEQLEEVLLLWQDTAQLPDDGLWKESFASIKEQIHPAPVRKLKKLKWWPAATAAAIIGALIFFIAKDKRPLTINQNQVVWTTKTAAPGKIINVLLPDSSEIWLNSGSSISFPQNLKRAGIRTVKLNGEAFFKVKRDPAHPFVVKSQNIQTRVLGTSFNIRAWKNYRPEVTVLTGKVAVSRDSAGTQSAAVHLLPNQKVIYNTKLALLVREDVEDAKTSTDWRIGKMYFNKTPMEDVFQTISRKYALKVVSDSSFDNCELTAKFDNVSIREVLRTLELTFDIHYTINKQIIYIKGGKCN
- a CDS encoding RNA polymerase sigma-70 factor; this encodes MGENNTAGFNNNKKKFDEKSFEDLYRRMYPTLKKYAIYLVKDIEDAQLILNDVFISIWKNETILSNEKAYLFRAIKNAATNYYKAPKANLLRIDNEEEAPEIIDRKETPSQAFQNKDRNRVLYALIDQMPERRRLIFYMYRIDGFSYKEIAALLDISVRTVEDHLVKGFQFLQQKVLQNSAEFR
- a CDS encoding Crp/Fnr family transcriptional regulator, which translates into the protein MEIEKYQSGRDFIGFVNNLCALEEDAAAMLSRQLEILRFKKGQAILVQGNTCRYLYYINSGLVKTGFESKDRTFVMRFFAEGEMFTVLDSYLSQKPSSYEVVALEDTVITQISRTEMDKLRTRFHHMETFFGKLAAMASVNMMARIGEILEEQASARYENFVKENPGLLQRVSLRDLASYLGITQVSLSRIRAGM